Sequence from the Ziziphus jujuba cultivar Dongzao chromosome 9, ASM3175591v1 genome:
tttttaatttttattttggtgtataGAAGATTGGTGGCCACCACCCACACTCTTGCAGGACTTCTAGTCTAGGAATATATATACCTTTGTTCTTTAACTGCATTTGAACTAAAATACccatataatatttcatttcaaGTGCTAAAGATCCTTTGGCAGTTTTAGATATTTCTAATGTCTTCTACTTCTTAAATCATGAAAATAAGGTGATATGAGAGCAACTGGAATCCCAATTGTCCTTCATGTATAACTTTATACGTAGTCTttgaaacccttttttttttttttttctcttttggtcTTTATTGTTCATTTACTCGCTGCATGTATAACTTTATTGTTCGTTTTCTCCTTTGCCGTTCAGGCTTTGGATAAATCCAAGTATAGAGATGGCCTCCGTGCTGTAAGGAAATACATTCCCAGACTCAAACAGGACCTTGAGTTGCTTCGAGCTCAAGCTAAAAGTGAACCTGAAAGTAAAATAGATACAACTGAAGAAACCCAAGAAATTGATATTGAGAGTAAAGACCTTGGGAGGCATGCTAGCTTTGATTGGGAGCCTTCAGAGAAGCTGAAAGAAATTGTAGATGCAAGCAAGCAAGGCTCTGAGGATGATCTTGCAATGGACGCAGATATGGTTTCCGATTCTGAAGGTCTATCTGATATTTTTGAGACTGACTCTGACTCAGATGCTGAGGCTGAGGAGAAGGCAGAACGGCCCCTTTATATGGAtgagtttgaaaagtttcctgtGGAAACTGGTGTTGAACAGGAAGATTTTGAAGATCACCTACATCAAATATCTGTAGACTCAAAGAAGCAAAAATCAGCAAATGAGGATGTGAACTCACCAAATTTTGATGATGTTGATCGGCTGTTTCTTCGTGCTGCTTCTCTTTTGAAGAAGAGGAGGAGATAGAGGTTTGTAAGTTATCCATGATGACTGATATAATTTACTACACTTATACAAATGCACCTGTAGGTTACAATGGGTTAACTCCTAGTTACCAAGGTTCAATATTGGATGTGCATTTTTATCCATTTTATGCATTTCCATAGATAACCATGCGGACAAAGAATGTTTGCAATGCTGTTATTTAGAAGATTTGAAGAACCAACTGTAGCTTATACAAAGGAATCCAACAGCCTCATTAAATAAAGAACTAGCTGTAGCTTTACTTGATCTATTtggataaattatttttgtcttGCCCTCTGCCTAAACTTTGTCAC
This genomic interval carries:
- the LOC107427803 gene encoding uncharacterized CRM domain-containing protein At3g25440, chloroplastic isoform X2 — encoded protein: MTAEEKILYKLRKAQKKEERLVEALKKIEPVDSSETKHDPEILTPEEHFYFLKMGLKCKNYVPVGRRGIYQGVILNMHLHWKKHQTLQVIVKTFSPEEVKEIAAELARLTGGIVLEIHEENTIIMYRGKNYSQPPTEIMSPRITLPRKKALDKSKYRDGLRAVRKYIPRLKQDLELLRAQAKSEPESKIDTTEETQEIDIESKDLGRHASFDWEPSEKLKEIVDASKQGSEDDLAMDADMVSDSEGLSDIFETDSDSDAEAEEKAERPLYMDEFEKFPVETGVEQEDFEDHLHQISVDSKKQKSANEDVNSPNFDDVDRLFLRAASLLKKRRR